DNA from Streptomyces sp. NBC_01260:
CTCGACGGTGTCGTGGTCATGGCCGGGGGTACGCCTGCGGAGCAGGGCGAAGGGCGGGCAGTCCTCGCCGAGAAGTCTCCGGACGATCGTGTGCGGTGCCGGGTGCGGTGTCATGGCGGGTGTTCCTTCCACTGGAATCAGCTGGGAGGAACGGCCCGTGGACACGGAAAAGGCCGCCCCTCGGGCGGCCTCTGCGTCTTTCTGCGTACGCGCAGTCAGTGGGCCGCCGGATGAGCGGTCCACCACCAGTTACGGGTCGAGTGCGCGAACATGCCCGAACCCTAACCCACGATCGGGCACGAGGAGGCCCGTTCCACCCGATGGATGGAACGGGCCTGCGGTCCGGTCAGCTCAACTCGGCTCAGCTCAGAACAGCGAGTTGTAGATCTGCCAGCCGGTGCCGACCTGTGCCTTGGTGTCGAAGGGCTGGGCCGCGTCACCGGTGCCCTTGTAGTACCAGAGCTCTCCCGATCCGTTCACGCCGATCAGGTCCCCGATGCCGTCCCGGTTCAGGTCGCTCGGACCCAGCATCAGCTTGTAGGCGCCCCAGCCGGAACCGATCTGCACCCGCTTGGCATACGGTGCGGTGGCGCTGCCGGTGCCCGTGTAGGTCCAGAGCACACCGGACTTGTCCCGCGCCACGAAGTCGGCCTTGCCGTCACCGTTCAGATCGCCGGTGGAGACGACGGCGTCGTAGATCTGCCAGCCCGTGCCTATCTGCGCCTTGGGGGCGAAGGGCTTCGTCGGGTCACCCGTTCCCTTGTAGAAATAGATCACCCCGGAGCCGTTGCGGGCGATCATGTCCGCCTTGCCGTCCCCGTCCAGGTCGCGCATGCCCCAGATGCCGTCGTACTGGTTCCAGCCGCTGCCGACCTTGAGCCGGGCCAGATACGGCTTGTCCGGGTTGCCGCTGCCGCGGTAGTACCAGAGCACGCCGTCCTTGTCGCGGGCCGTGATGTCGCCCGTGCCGTCGGCCCGCATCGCGGTCATGGCGGTGATGGCGGTGTAGTTCTGCCAGCCGTAGCCCATGAGGTAGCGCTTGTAGTACGGGGACGTGGCGCTGCCGGTGCCCTGGTACTGCCACATGTCGCCCGCGTTGTCCCGGCCGATGATGTTGTAGCGGTCCGTCCCGGCGTCCGGGACGGTGCTGTTCGCCTGCTGGACGTCGCTCGCCTTCACCCAGGCGATGCGGTGGTTGTAGCGGATCGGGTAGAAGAGGTTCGTGCTCCCCTTGACCAGCGTCCGGTCGTTGTCGGCCGTGCCGGCGAACGTACCCGCGAACCAGTAGTCACCGGCCTGCGCCGGACCGACCTGGGGGTAGGCCTGGCCCGCGGGGACGGTGTACTTCGACAGCGACTGGTCGTTCTTGTCCTGCACCGGGACGCCGGTGCCCGCGTAGGCGGCGTCCTCCGGGTAGGCGCGCCCGTA
Protein-coding regions in this window:
- a CDS encoding trp operon leader peptide; the encoded protein is MFAHSTRNWWWTAHPAAH